In Anaerolineales bacterium, the following proteins share a genomic window:
- a CDS encoding alkaline phosphatase family protein has product MKFLFLFMDGIGFGENDPAINPFAAANTPHLDGLLGGARLVAGSAPRESARASLLALDPNLGMPGLPQSATGQAALLTGKNVPQLVGEHYGPKPNKPVAAIVKEDNLFIQLSQRGYRSTLLNAYPPMYFKGIESGKRLLSAIPLAVTSAGIALKTHEDMLHGDGFSADFTGEGWRSQLGFSDTPVHSPHAAGQRLAAVTRSYDLAFFEFWPSDYAGHHQDHPGAVKLLEHFDGVLGGLLEAWPDDEGLILITSDHGNMEDLSRRTHTANPVPGLVIGAPALRQQFCAGLQDLSQVTPAILQFYPPKE; this is encoded by the coding sequence ATGAAGTTCCTCTTCCTGTTTATGGACGGGATCGGTTTTGGGGAGAACGACCCGGCCATCAATCCCTTTGCCGCGGCCAATACGCCGCATCTCGATGGTTTGCTGGGCGGCGCCCGCCTGGTGGCGGGCAGCGCGCCGCGCGAGAGCGCGCGGGCCAGCCTGCTGGCGCTCGATCCCAATCTGGGCATGCCCGGTCTGCCGCAGTCGGCCACTGGGCAGGCCGCGCTGCTCACCGGTAAAAATGTGCCTCAGTTGGTCGGCGAGCACTACGGCCCCAAGCCCAACAAACCCGTGGCCGCAATCGTAAAAGAAGACAATCTGTTCATACAACTCAGCCAGCGCGGCTACCGCAGCACGCTGCTGAATGCGTACCCGCCAATGTACTTCAAGGGCATCGAAAGCGGCAAGCGCCTGCTCTCTGCCATCCCGCTGGCGGTGACCAGCGCCGGCATCGCCCTCAAGACCCACGAGGATATGCTGCACGGCGATGGCTTCTCCGCCGATTTCACCGGCGAAGGCTGGCGCAGCCAACTGGGCTTCAGCGATACCCCGGTGCACAGCCCGCACGCCGCCGGCCAGCGCCTGGCGGCGGTGACGCGTAGCTACGATCTGGCCTTCTTTGAATTCTGGCCCAGCGACTATGCCGGCCACCATCAGGATCACCCCGGCGCGGTAAAGCTGCTGGAGCATTTTGACGGCGTGCTGGGCGGCCTGCTGGAAGCCTGGCCGGATGACGAAGGCCTGATCCTGATCACTTCCGATCACGGGAATATGGAAGACCTCAGCCGCCGCACGCACACCGCCAACCCGGTGCCCGGCCTGGTGATCGGCGCGCCCGCCCTGCGCCAACAATTCTGCGCCGGCCTGCAAGACCTTAGCCAGGTCACGCCAGCGATTTTGCAGTTCTATCCGCCTAAGGAATAA